In Hahella sp. KA22, one genomic interval encodes:
- a CDS encoding DJ-1/PfpI family protein: protein MTKKILIITGDFAEDYELMVPFQALQAMGYEVAAVCPDKKQGDSVATAIHDFEGHQTYTEKPGHNFTLNATFADVRSEQFDALLLPGGRAPEYLRLKERVISLVQEFTQQGKPIAAICHGAQILAAAKVIEGKKISAYPACAPEVQLAGAQYADIAVDESVTDGQFVTAPAWPAHPAWLAQFVKLL from the coding sequence ATGACTAAAAAAATACTGATCATTACTGGCGACTTTGCTGAAGATTACGAGTTGATGGTGCCGTTCCAGGCGCTGCAGGCGATGGGTTACGAAGTCGCGGCGGTGTGTCCGGACAAGAAGCAGGGCGACAGCGTCGCCACGGCGATTCACGACTTTGAAGGGCATCAGACCTACACTGAGAAACCCGGACATAATTTTACGCTTAACGCCACTTTCGCCGACGTGCGCTCCGAGCAGTTTGATGCATTGTTGCTGCCGGGCGGACGCGCTCCCGAGTACCTGCGGCTGAAAGAGAGAGTGATCAGCCTGGTGCAGGAATTCACGCAGCAAGGCAAGCCAATTGCGGCGATTTGCCATGGCGCGCAGATTCTGGCGGCGGCCAAGGTCATCGAAGGGAAAAAGATTTCCGCTTATCCGGCCTGTGCGCCGGAAGTGCAGCTGGCGGGCGCACAGTATGCCGACATCGCTGTGGACGAATCCGTGACAGACGGCCAGTTCGTCACAGCGCCAGCCTGGCCTGCTCACCCGGCATGGTTGGCGCAGTTCGTCAAACTGCTATAA
- a CDS encoding ribbon-helix-helix domain-containing protein, whose product MCEIYANTDPQLYEAHSKSVRLRGFVTSVRLEQRFWTLLEEIAESECMSTSQFMAKLYDEVVEKRGEVGNFASLLRVVCATYLERKYSAGLIAV is encoded by the coding sequence ATGTGCGAGATATACGCCAACACCGATCCACAGTTGTATGAAGCGCACTCGAAGTCGGTGCGTCTGCGTGGGTTTGTCACCAGCGTGCGACTGGAGCAGCGCTTTTGGACGCTACTGGAGGAAATTGCGGAGTCTGAGTGCATGTCGACTTCTCAGTTCATGGCGAAGCTGTATGATGAAGTCGTAGAGAAAAGAGGCGAAGTCGGTAACTTCGCCTCTCTATTGCGCGTGGTTTGCGCGACTTATCTGGAAAGGAAGTACAGCGCGGGGCTTATAGCAGTTTGA